The following nucleotide sequence is from Candidatus Jordarchaeales archaeon.
TCCCGCCTCCACTCTTACGTCGGCAAATCCCTCCTTTATGAGGGCACTCAGAACTTTGTCGGCAGGATATACGCGCCCATCTATCACTATGTTTCCCTCTGCTTTTGGGGTGCACCCCATTCCAATCACCTTGAAGGAGGAAGAGGGTACATTTTGTCGTCGATTTCTTCTCTTAGCGGTCTCTGTTTAAAAACACCTGTAATATTCAGATTTTGTCCATATCAAAAGTTTTAATTTTCGTAGCATGGTATATGAATTAATGGAATTAAAAGGGGCTGACTAAGTTGTCTAGTGATGATTTTGAACGCATACTTGCCCAAGAAGCGCAATTGATGTATCAGCGTGCTAGCGGTTTCTCACCGGTGAAAGGCGATCTGACAGTCTGGAGAGGGGAAATAGAAGGTAGAGGAGAGTATAGAGGTCTCAAATTTGAGGTTGAAATAAAAATCCCCCCAACTTTTCCACAAGACCCTCCGTCTGTTAGGATGCTTTCCCCTACTGATCACCCCAACGTGGATCCAGAAACGGGACGCGTTCGTCTAAGCATTTTAGATCAATGGCGGCCAGAATACCACGTCTACCACGTTGTTAACACAATTAAGGGAACATTTGCTAGAGTACCTCCTCGCCCCCTCTTTAAACCGCACATAAAGAAAGTTATGGTGTCAGCAATTGCTCCGGGTGAACCTTCACAGGTTGCTTCACCTGAAACCGCTGAGAAATTAAGCGCATTAGAGAGCCAGATTAAGGAACTTCAAAGAAAACTTCAGGAGAAAGATGAGGAAATTGCCTACCTTAAAGGTCGACTAACAACGCAAATAACCCCTGAAGTTAAAGCTGACCGCGTTAGCGCTATCAAAGTAGATGTCGATGAGCAGCTAGAATTGGAGAGCGAAAAAATAGCAATAGAAGACCTATTGAGATCGCTTGAAGAAAAGTTTGAAAGTGGGGAAATAGACCCGACAGACTACACACGCCTATACAGGAAGTACAAGAAAGAGTGGTATATAGTTACAAAGAAGCTTCGAATGCTTAAAAGTTTACCGAACCCAAGCTCTGGAGGAGAACGTTAATGAGCATGGCCGAAAAAGTGAAATCACAGCGTGGAAACGAAAATTTGCGGCTTCAGTTGGAAGGAGAGCTATACGGATGCATCGCTACACTTGACATGCTAAGCAAGGTTTATGAAAACGGGTTAATCGATGCAGATACCTATAGAAGACAATTAGAGTGGCATGTTAAACGCATTGTAAATGTGCGCTCAAGACTTGAAAGAGAGGGCTTCGATCTAAGGAAATTTGTTGAGGAAAACCAAATACTTAAAGATTATCCTTTCGCCTCTGCTAAGCTTCGGCTAATATCACCCGACGGCGCTACAATAAGGTCTGAAGATGAAATTCCTATAGAAGCGCTTAAAGTTTCCCCCTCTGTTCTCGCTTCGAAAACTGCTGATGTTATCTCAAACTTGATAACATTAATGGATTCGTTGCAGCTGAAGGATTACGCCCGAGTGGACGTTATTGTCCCCATACTTGATGAGCTACTTCTCCAACTTGAAAAGTTCCCCGGGTTGGATGGAGCGGAATACTGGGTTTACAAAGAGGCTAAAATTTGGCGTGACAAGCTGAAAGATCTACCCCCTGACATGATTCTTGAAGAAGAAGATGCTAAAAAAATGGGGTACAACGCATACCGCTGGTATCGTGACTTTAAGCAACGGCTTAAAGACCTAACACTGTGAGGGAGGTCAGCATTTTGGGTTTACGCGAAATCCGTGAAAGAATTGAGATGAAGAAAAGTATGGAAAAAAAGGCTCTCGAACTTAAACTGGAAGAACTAGAGAAGGAGCTTGAAAACGCGATGATGGTCAAAGAGAAGATAGAAAGTATCGCTGAAAAGTACGGAGTTATCATAGCGGCTAGTCCTAAATTTCAAGAGGAAGTAAAGCTTCTAAGAGAAAAATACGGGATACCCGAAAGCGCGGTCATATCTCAAATAGTGAAAGAGGAAGACGTGTTAAAAGAAAGAATGTTTGGCCTATCTAAGAGCATAGATTACGAAAAACTTGGATTATTGATCTATCAACGTGCACTTTTCAGGCGTAAGGAAACGGGAGGGGTCATGTCCCTTGGGGAAGTGTGCCTCCTGATAGACACAGGCAAGCTCAAAGGTAAAATTAAAATGGATGATGTGAAGCGCGCTCTTAAAGAATTGGAGAAAAAACGTGTAATTCCCGGGTTACGCCAGCTTAAATCAGGAGTGGAAATCGCTATATTTATTCCGGCTGAGTTAAGTGACGATCAAAATGAAGTTCTAAATTTGGCTAGTGAAAAAGGCTTCATCACGTTAGAAGAATTAATGGTGAAGACTGGTTGGACAAAAGAGCGAGCTGAAAGAGTACTAAAATCGTTAGAAGAAAGTGGGATTGCCAGGAAAGAAGAAAGTTATGCATATGGAGAAAAATATTACTTCCCCGGACTAACTCGTTGAACTTGTTTTATCTTTTCCTTCCCCTAGTGGTTTTCCATCTATTGTCATCATAGGCCTTGCAGGTATACCCGCCCAAACTTGGTTTGGCGGTATTCTAGTGCCTGATAGTACTAAGGACATCGCCCCAACTACAGAGTTATCTCCTATTTCAACATCTGGGAATATTACGCTGTTTCCGCCTATGACAACATTCTTTCCTATCTTAACTCTTCCTATGCGCAATTTCCCCCTGTCGAACACATGCCCCGAAATTATGGATCCACCTCCAGCTATAGAACCATCTCCCATTTCCACTAGATATGGGTCTGCTACAAACGAAGCCATGGAACCCTTTCCCATTTTAGCTCCAAGTCGTCTTAGCACGTATGCTCCAAGCCCTGGCATGCCAAATGGCCTGTTCCTGGCGAGGGGCTTCCCTACGCCAGTTCGAACCCTATATAGTGGAGAGCAAGGCATGTTACTAATCCGTTACGAAGCCAGTTCACCACGTTGGGGTTTCTTGGGCTCATCTCGTGCACTCCCTCCTCTACCGGCCTTATGGATCGTCCTGCCATGAACAGCAACGTTAAATTAAATGTCCACCTCGCGATAACATAGTATGCAGGTGCCAGAGCTACTAGCAGAAATAATGGTAACCTGAGAACTTCCATCATGAAGTAGACTAAAACCACGACTGGAATTATCCCTACAGTAGATGCGGCCAATAGGTACCCGACTAATAACCCGAGTAAGTTCGGAACTTTTTCCTCCCTTTTTTCATTGCTCAATTCCAACCCCCCAAAGTTATTCTATTATGTTTACTTTTCATCAAATAGAGAATAAAAATTCTTTCAGCATTTTCCATTATCATTACAGTTATTCATAACTAGAACACATCCTCTTTTAATTTCAAGAGGAATTTGCTCAGGGCTGCTGTAATGCCTACTTGTAAGGGTAGCATGCTGTAAAGTAATGGTTCGGTATATGGTGCTATGAGCCAAACGAGTAGGAGTAGTGGTAGGAACATAACGATTCCTGCCACTATGGTTACTCTGCTTTCAATTTCTAAATTGTACCTTTGGTAATTTTCTTTGATTTTACTCCTAGCTTCCATTATTGCCAGTCTCCAGTCTGCATGTAGCTTCGCTGGCTTAAGTAGCATGTAACCCTGCTTTCTAAGTACTTTTAGGGGGGTTTTTTCGATTATGTCCAAAAAAGATTCATCGGCGCTCTCGCTTCCAAACAAAATATCCTTCAACTTCTTTTTGAAAAAGGATGCTATCACTTGATCTTCAAGTTCCGCTAATATTTCAAACGCATTATGGATGTTTCCAGTCGCGGCTTCTGAAAACAAGAACGTTTCTAGAATAATATCTGCATACTGGATGTATCTTGTTTTCAAACCTTTCATTTCTCCCAAGAAAAGAAAGATAGGTAAATTGAATGAGATTAAGAACATGCTAACTGAAATTGTTGTTGCTAATAAGTAGTCTTTCTTGAAAGCTACCGTGCACATGAAAGTGCCCACACTTACGATAAGGCCTATAATCAAGCATCCACCGTAGAGTTCTCCTCCACTAATCTTATACTCTTCTAAAACTAACCTAAATTCGTCTTCAAGTTCCTTCTCGATTTTCTTTTTTATCCGTGCTGGAACTAGGACTGATAGTGTTCGACACAACTTAATTACTAAATCTTTCTTTCTATGTACTTTAGAATCTCCTTCTTTATTTCCTCCCACTTTTCAGTCCTCCACGCCTCTCTCTCAACAATCCTGTGTAAGTAATTTATCACAGTGATGTTGTCCTTAATATTGAAAATTCTATTTTCAGCCATTTTCTTAAAGACCGCCTCGTAAACCTTTATTTCCTCTAAAACTTCTTCTTCATCTAACCCGTAAGTTTTGCAGGCCTTTTTGACGCTAGGGGTTTCCATCAAATTTTCTGTCGGTTGCAACTCGTTCCTTTTAGGATCTAATCTAAATGTTTCGACGATAGCTTTTTTCGAGAAAATAGTTTCGAGGTCAAAGAATAATTCTGGCTCATCGCGCGTTTCAGCTATTCTTGCAATTTTACGTTTATTTCCCCCATAAACTGTTAGGTAGCGTCTAGTCTCAATCAGCACATCTAAACTCTTAAGACTACTTGGTGGAATATTGTGGTGGACAACCCATCGTAAAACTACATCCTCTATAGACTTTCCATGACAAGTTTGCAGTCCAACGAGACCCGAAGCGAGCGCATGAAACATGGCTTGACTATCTTCCGGGCTCCTAATTTCACCCAAGTAAACCCAGTCCGGAGAGCGGTGAAGTAACTGCGTAATCTCTTTTGCCTTCTCTGCTCCTCCCCCCTCCTCTGGAGGTTTTACCTTGACCTTAACTTGATGTATACCATAATCGTGAAGCGTCAGGCTTTCAATACTATCTTCAATGTACACCCTTCTCCAACCTGAAGGAACCAACAAATCGAGAGCGTTAATTAACGTTGTCTTACCTGTTTTCGGCTCCCCTATAACACATATGTTAAACCTTCTCAGGATTAGGAAGAGAAGGTAAGCTGCCGCACTAGCTGTTATTGTTCCGTTAAAAATTAGCTCCGGAATAGTGTATGGTTCATTTCTCATTCTCCTAAAGACTATCATAAATTCTTCTGCTGCTAAAGGACGAACCACCGCTAGGGCTCTGACGTGAAACTTCCTAGTTATTATCTCTGTTTTCAATGAGGGGTTTGCTTCATCTAACTGGAATCCGCTTTCAAGCCTTAACCTCGAAAGGATTCGTTCAACTTCTTTGTCTGAAAGAACAACATCCGTGACGCACCTCCCCCAGTCTCTATGGTCCAAGTATGCACACCTATTTTTTCCATCAAAGTAAACTTCTTCCACTCTGTCGTCTAGAAGGAAAGGCGCTATGGTATCCAATTTAACGCATTTGAATGCCACGCTTTCCGCAATTCTTGCAACTTCTTCGTTAGGAAGTTTGAAATACTTTGAAACCACCCTGACGGCTACGTCTTCAAGAGAAGATAAGATTTCATCAAGTTTATGAACCACGGTACTGAAAGGAAAATCTAAAACTTCACGTGACAGTTGCTCAATAAATTTTCTCCCGTAAGCTTTAGTAAAAACATCTTCAGCCACGTACTTAAATTCCCCTCCATCAGAAGAGAAGATGAATATCTTGTATGGCCCCACATTGTATTCATCTACTATAGTTCCAATTCCGATACCTCTTTCGTCACTTTTTTCAACCTCCAATACTTCGCCACCTCTGAACAGTATCACTCCTCCATGTGGAGCAAATCCCTCTACATTTGATGCTTTGAAACGTACTTTTAAACCCCACAGGGCATAGACGTAGAAAGACGGAGAATTGAGAGAGTTGCGCATCGTTCTACGAACTGTTTAAATACTCTCTTTATGCAGAGTTATCAATGGAAACTATCTGTTGGGGTTAACAAATTGATAGAAAGTGGAAACGTACGTGTTAATGTTCACGGAGTCTACCTTGTTAGAACGCCTTACGGTCAAAGTCCGGTCGTCGTCCTGGCTGACAGTAGGGGAAGATTATTACCCGTCTTCATAGGTATAACTGAAGCGGCAAGCATACAAGCTGCCCTTAGTAAAATAAAACCCGAGAGACCTGGAACACATGACCTTTTCGTCAACGTTCTTTCCGAATCTTCGATAAAAGTTGAAAAAGTAGTAGTCGTAGATATAAAGGATGGGATATATATTGGGCGTCTACATATCCGAGTTGACAGAACAGAAAAAATAATTGACGCAAGGCCAAGCGACTGCATCGCAATAGCACTGCGCGTTGATGCACCAATCTACGTTAAAGAAGAAGTCATGAGTCGTTACTCCATCACCGAAGAATACTTCTCAAAATTTTACGCTGATATCGAAAACCTAGATCTAGGATGAAAGATGCTTAAAGCGCTTACCCGCCCAAAAAGAATTTATACTTTGCACCCATTTTTTTCCTGAAGCCACCGTTACATTAAAAAGTTTTGCATGTAGTAACAAATGCATGGAGCGCACTTCTACTAACAGCCTTAATTTGTTTTTAAAGAAATTTCGAATTGAGGTGGATCTATGTCTAATAGTTATCTGACAAATGAGGACAGATGGGTCCTCGTCGAAGCTTTTATCGAAGAAAAAGGCTTGGTCCGCCAGCACCTTGCATCTTACAATGACTTCGTAGAACATGGCATGCAAGCAGTGGTAAACGAAGTTGGCAAGATCGAGATAGAAGGAGAAGACTATTACGTAAAACTGGGAAAGATAGAAGTAGGCTATCCTCCAGCAATAAAGGAAGCTGACGGTTCCCGCAACTTAATAACCCCCGCCGAGGCAAGGATAAGAAACCTCACATACTCCGCCCCAATATACCTAGAAATGTCGGTAGTCTACAAGGTTGACGGGAGGGAGGTAGAAGAAGAACCTGTCCAAGTATACATAGGACAGCTGCCAATCATGTTAAAGTCTGTAAAATGCCCCCTGTCAACTATGAGCCGAGAAGAACTTATTGAAATAGGGGAAGATCCAGACGATCCTGGAGGATACTTCATAATAAATGGTTCAGAAAGGGTTCTCGTTACACAGGAAGACTTGGCTCCCAACAGAATTCTTGTAGAAGAAATGGATAAAGGAGGCCCTATCACTCACGTAGCTAAAGTTTTCAGTACTGCAAGAGGCTTTAGGGCTCCAGTGACTATGGAACGGAGGCGAGACGGCACCATAAAAGTGTCGTTCCCAGCAATTCCTGGAAAAATACCTCTTGTGGTTTTGATGCGCGCTTTGGGATTAGTGACCGACCAACAAGTGGCAAGCACCATAGACTCGAGTGATCCCGAAATTCTGAATGAATTTATCCTCTCAATAGACGAGGCATCTTCAATTTCCACCAGAGAGGATGCACTCGACTACATAGGAAAACGTGTTGCTGTAGGTCAAACAAGGGAGTACAGGATAAAGCGCGCAGAGCAAGTCCTAGACAAATACTTACTACCCC
It contains:
- a CDS encoding ubiquitin-conjugating enzyme E2, which gives rise to MSSDDFERILAQEAQLMYQRASGFSPVKGDLTVWRGEIEGRGEYRGLKFEVEIKIPPTFPQDPPSVRMLSPTDHPNVDPETGRVRLSILDQWRPEYHVYHVVNTIKGTFARVPPRPLFKPHIKKVMVSAIAPGEPSQVASPETAEKLSALESQIKELQRKLQEKDEEIAYLKGRLTTQITPEVKADRVSAIKVDVDEQLELESEKIAIEDLLRSLEEKFESGEIDPTDYTRLYRKYKKEWYIVTKKLRMLKSLPNPSSGGER
- a CDS encoding DapH/DapD/GlmU-related protein, with the protein product MPGLGAYVLRRLGAKMGKGSMASFVADPYLVEMGDGSIAGGGSIISGHVFDRGKLRIGRVKIGKNVVIGGNSVIFPDVEIGDNSVVGAMSLVLSGTRIPPNQVWAGIPARPMMTIDGKPLGEGKDKTSSTS
- a CDS encoding ATPase, T2SS/T4P/T4SS family; protein product: MEVEKSDERGIGIGTIVDEYNVGPYKIFIFSSDGGEFKYVAEDVFTKAYGRKFIEQLSREVLDFPFSTVVHKLDEILSSLEDVAVRVVSKYFKLPNEEVARIAESVAFKCVKLDTIAPFLLDDRVEEVYFDGKNRCAYLDHRDWGRCVTDVVLSDKEVERILSRLRLESGFQLDEANPSLKTEIITRKFHVRALAVVRPLAAEEFMIVFRRMRNEPYTIPELIFNGTITASAAAYLLFLILRRFNICVIGEPKTGKTTLINALDLLVPSGWRRVYIEDSIESLTLHDYGIHQVKVKVKPPEEGGGAEKAKEITQLLHRSPDWVYLGEIRSPEDSQAMFHALASGLVGLQTCHGKSIEDVVLRWVVHHNIPPSSLKSLDVLIETRRYLTVYGGNKRKIARIAETRDEPELFFDLETIFSKKAIVETFRLDPKRNELQPTENLMETPSVKKACKTYGLDEEEVLEEIKVYEAVFKKMAENRIFNIKDNITVINYLHRIVEREAWRTEKWEEIKKEILKYIERKI
- a CDS encoding bifunctional nuclease family protein, with protein sequence MIESGNVRVNVHGVYLVRTPYGQSPVVVLADSRGRLLPVFIGITEAASIQAALSKIKPERPGTHDLFVNVLSESSIKVEKVVVVDIKDGIYIGRLHIRVDRTEKIIDARPSDCIAIALRVDAPIYVKEEVMSRYSITEEYFSKFYADIENLDLG